From a single Larimichthys crocea isolate SSNF chromosome XIII, L_crocea_2.0, whole genome shotgun sequence genomic region:
- the LOC109143104 gene encoding uncharacterized protein LOC109143104 codes for MALSLALTATPEGLRVRQYPPSLSVMRGETATLSCHFKVESLKYGVQWFKMKSEKQLIRNSSRQNILMKNQTSSLVIAEVAPQDSGWYYCEVNVLQKDPEWGNGTELVILAPPSAPQIYLQIPPDPHAGQWALLCLTGGFHPRELTLTWTHQSTATNIDRPSVTNCTLPAATSHGNLSEHWTDGALLSLDWLVNLTVSQPKCFQVIDNHSQEAYLFSVFFLPLKQSLDAGVTYTCGVQDHPAMSTALTASFTWDTSPNELIGYLNILKMCFLSAMTVVFSLEAVKHFYLRGK; via the exons ATGGCTCTGTCTTTAGCCCTGACAGCGACCCCAGAGGGACTGAGAGTTAGACAGTACCCACCCTCGCTCAGTGTGATGCGGGGTGAAACAGCAACCCTGTCCTGTCATTTCAAAGTTGAATCCCTCAAGTATGGGGTTCAGTGGTTCAAAATGAAGTCGGAAAAGCAGCTCATCCGAAACTCATCCAGGCAGAACATTCTGATGAAAAATCAAACCTCCTCCCTGGTGATCGCTGAGGTAGCACCACAGGATTCTGGGTGGTATTACTGCGAGGTGAACGTCCTGCAGAAAGACCCAGAGTGGGGCAACGGCACCGAGCTGGTCATCTTAG CACCACCTTCTGCTCCCCAAATTTACCTCCAGATTCCCCCGGATCCACACGCCGGTCAGTGGGCTCTCCTCTGTCTCACCGGGGGATTTCACCCCAGAGAGCTAACCCTCACCTGGACCCACCAGAGCACTGCAACCAATATCGATCGCCCGTCAGTCACCAATTGCACCCTTCCTGCAGCCACCTCTCACGGTAACCTCTCTGAGCACTGGACTGACGGAGCCCTGCTGTCTTTAGATTGGTTGGTGAACTTAACAGTGAGTCAGCCAAAGTGTTTCCAGGTGATTGACAACCACAGCCAGGAAGCTTAcctcttcagtgtgtttttcctcccgCTGAAACAGTCTTTGGACGCGGGAGTTACTTACACATGTGGGGTCCAGGACCACCCTGCCATGAGCACGGCTCTGACTGCTTCCTTCACTTGgg ACACTTCCCCTAACGAGCTGATTGGATACTTGAATATTCTCAAgatgtgtttcctctctgcgATGACAGTCGTGTTTTCATTGGAAG CAGTCAAACATTTCTACCTGCGGGGAAAATGA